The following proteins are co-located in the Thermoproteota archaeon genome:
- a CDS encoding sugar phosphate isomerase/epimerase — MVDFTYGGMNNPHRDLMEEIESILELGLDYVEITVEWPYSWVDTILNHIVELDDLASSHDSFYLIHSPWYLEIGHPYDEVRKGALKEAFKVLDIAARLESPYATFHPFTPGWLAAIREKAREFNVAGFRELVAYSKEKGVQVLVENVDHGAFRSPSDIRYLVDNVPELFVTLDIGHTFLNGGVDKLKSYINKLGSEIMHLHAHDNDLNRDLHLPIGAGRIPWNEAVEEIRSWGYKGTVTLEPHVSDIDYLRISRDKLSSLLESPSH; from the coding sequence ATGGTCGACTTCACATACGGGGGGATGAATAACCCCCATAGAGACCTGATGGAGGAGATAGAATCCATCTTGGAGCTCGGTTTGGATTACGTGGAAATAACGGTCGAATGGCCCTACTCATGGGTCGACACGATTCTCAATCATATAGTCGAGCTGGATGATCTGGCCAGTTCTCACGACTCCTTTTACCTGATACATTCCCCTTGGTACTTGGAGATAGGCCATCCATACGATGAGGTTAGGAAGGGGGCCCTCAAGGAGGCTTTCAAGGTCTTAGATATCGCCGCCAGACTGGAATCCCCCTACGCAACCTTTCACCCCTTCACCCCCGGATGGCTAGCCGCCATCAGGGAGAAGGCTAGGGAGTTCAATGTAGCGGGTTTCAGGGAGCTGGTTGCATATTCCAAGGAGAAGGGGGTTCAGGTACTGGTCGAGAACGTGGATCATGGTGCCTTCAGGTCGCCCTCCGATATAAGGTACCTAGTGGATAACGTTCCAGAGCTGTTTGTCACCCTTGATATCGGACACACCTTCCTCAATGGAGGTGTGGATAAGCTCAAATCCTACATAAACAAGCTCGGCAGCGAGATCATGCACCTACACGCCCATGACAATGACCTCAATAGGGATCTTCACCTCCCCATAGGGGCTGGCAGGATACCATGGAATGAGGCTGTTGAGGAGATCAGGTCTTGGGGATACAAGGGTACGGTGACATTGGAGCCCCACGTATCGGACATTGACTACTTAAGGATATCTAGGGATAAACTCTCATCCTTACTTGAGTCTCCAAGCCACTAA